One Ricinus communis isolate WT05 ecotype wild-type chromosome 7, ASM1957865v1, whole genome shotgun sequence genomic region harbors:
- the LOC8276073 gene encoding growth-regulating factor 1 encodes MDFGVSSLVGFVSSENKETSQLLSMEAKPKLVPDEFRFGNKQERSSAVSDDCYVQKTMLLHRNNTPLLRSNSMVHGDTQQQGLISNYSSSKPEVTTLTRKDDGFVQRSFKTHTGFPYYRSPSAYARRIGNVTGNVNRASSGIRGPFTPYQLMELKHQSLIFKYISAGASVPTNLLIPLRNKSVYPYGLAPPTASLLSPYSLGGSNLGLNYANTNDPEPGRCRRTDGKKWRCSKDVVPDQKYCERHINRGRHRSRKPVEGQTDSAAKAGSSNSKVVLPVNTSMAPSVLTNPGATNSLVITQQKFKNLEPERPNSSLDAFLNRYSQGIRNVHDSGKPQDLMGFSNNVSSTMNLKPDQSALILPNKNIPIQESSQSEIGLVSPDSDITPTQSVSFMNCKSFESFPSFDDLENQDQHPFCQCFDDWPEDQSNCAIITCPEELNSDWIQQLMSIPTTSDFSLSCSSPIQDKFDEFNPIQMGKGVSNDILSETPMDDPLGEGLTNTSWGGNCCTQLEYSSNGILQKETEGFASSSSPKGETKLKNNEDGVLNDDAVGSSSVSSSTI; translated from the exons ATGGATTTTGGTGTTTCTAGTTTGGTTGGTTTTGTCTCCTCTGAAAATAAGGAGACTTCACAGTTGTTATCAATGGAGGCCAAACCAAAGCTGGTTCCTGATGAATTTAGGTTTGGTAATAAGCAAGAAAGATCATCAGCTGTGTCAGATGATTGTTATGTTCAAAAAACAATGCTATTGCACCGGAATAATACTCCTTTGTTGAGATCTAATTCTATGGTGCATGGTGATACTCAACAACAAGGGCTTATATCCAACTACTCTTCATCTAAACCAGAAGTTACAACACTAACAAGGAAAGATGATGGATTTGTGCAGAGAAGCTTCAAAACCCACACTGGCTTTCCTTACTATCGATCACCATCTGCTTATGCTAGAAGAATTG GCAATGTTACTGGAAATGTGAATAGGGCTTCAAGTGGGATAAGAGGACCATTCACTCCATACCAGTTGATGGAGTTAAAACACCAGtccttgatcttcaagtacaTTTCCGCAGGCGCATCTGTGCCTACCAATTTGCTCATACCTCTAAGAAATAAGTCGGTTTACCCATATGGCTTGGCTCCTCCTACTGCTTCATTACTCAGTCCCTATTCAT TGGGAGGGAGTAATCTCGGTCTGAATTATGCCAACACTAATGATCCTGAGCCTGGAAGGTGTCGTCGAACCGACGGAAAGAAATGGCGGTGTTCAAAGGACGTTGTTCCTGACCAAAAATACTGTGAAAGGCACATTAATAGAGGTCGCCATCGTTCAAGAAAGCCTGTGGAAGGCCAAACTGATTCTGCTGCCAAAGCCGGTAGCAGCAATTCTAAAGTAGTGTTGCCCGTTAACACCTCCATGGCGCCATCTGTTCTAACCAACCCTGGTGCCACAAACAGCCTTGTGATCACACAGCAGAAGTTCAAGAATTTAGAACCTGAAAGACCTAATTCTTCTCTAGATGCCTTTCTCAACAG GTATAGTCAAGGCATAAGGAATGTCCATGACAGTGGCAAACCACAAGATTTAATGGGTTTTTCTAATAATGTGTCTTCTACCATGAACCTGAAACCTGACCAGTCTGCTCTCATTCTCCCTAACAAAAACATCCCTATTCAAGAATCCTCTCAATCAGAAATTGGACTTGTTTCACCTGATTCTGATATTACTCCTACTCAAAGTGTCTCTTTTATGAATTGTAAAAGTTTTGAATCTTTTCCAAGCTTCGATGACCTAGAAAACCAAGACCAACATCCTTTTTGCCAGTGCTTTGATGACTGGCCTGAAGACCAATCTAATTGCGCCATCATTACCTGCCCTGAAGAGTTGAACTCTGATTGGATCCAACAATTGATGTCAATTCCGACCACTTCAGATTTTTCATTATCATGTTCCTCACCAATACAAGACAAGTTTGATGAGTTTAACCCCATCCAAATGGGAAAGGGAGTGAGTAATGACATACTTAGTGAAACTCCAATGGATGATCCCTTAGGCGAGGGGTTAACCAACACCTCATGGGGTGGCAATTGCTGTACACAACTGGAATATTCTTCAAATGGTATCTTGCAAAAAGAGACTGAAGGTTTCGCTTCGAGTAGCAGCCCAAAAGGTGAGACCAAGCTGAAGAATAACGAAGATGGGGTCCTGAATGATGATGCTGTCGGTTCGTCATCAGTTAGCTCTTCTACCATTTAA
- the LOC8276071 gene encoding cysteine-rich repeat secretory protein 38, translating into MYFSRISLYLLSTVLLVQSVYGIEPLFHSCSTNENFTANGHYDKSLNKLIGNFNYLAAAKGFALGSLGMNRQDLPYGLTLCRGDITASDCITCVAEASTEIRRRCPYKKEAIIWYDNCLLKYSNKDFFGQIDNKNKVYLLNLRNVSDPVTFNQKTKELLTQLAVDASVTPRMYAAGDLEFGDQGLKKIYGMAQCTRDLSSADCKSCLDRAIGELPSCCDGKEGGRVVGGSCTVRYEIYPFVNV; encoded by the coding sequence ATGTATTTCTCAAGAATAAGCTTGTATCTGCTAAGTACAGTTCTGCTTGTCCAATCCGTTTACGGAATTGAACCCCTTTTCCATTCATGTTCAACCAATGAAAACTTCACTGCCAATGGCCATTACGACAAAAGTTTGAACAAACTCATTGGCAATTTCAACTATCTTGCTGCAGCCAAGGGCTTTGCTCTTGGCTCTTTAGGTATGAATAGGCAAGACCTACCCTATGGACTCACTCTTTGTAGAGGAGATATCACAGCCTCAGATTGCATAACCTGTGTTGCGGAAGCAAGTACTGAAATACGAAGACGCTGCCCATATAAGAAAGAAGCAATCATATGGTAtgacaattgtcttttgaagTACTCGAACAAAGATTTCTTTGGCCAAATTGACAACAAAAACAAGGTCTACCTACTGAATCTGCGAAATGTAAGTGACCCTGTGACATTTAATCAAAAGACGAAGGAGCTGTTAACTCAACTAGCTGTGGATGCTTCTGTTACTCCAAGAATGTACGCAGCTGGAGACTTGGAGTTTGGTGATCAGggattaaagaaaatttatggAATGGCTCAATGCACTAGGGATCTTTCAAGTGCTGATTGCAAGAGCTGCCTTGATCGTGCTATAGGTGAGCTACCAAGCTGTTGTGATGGAAAAGAAGGTGGTAGGGTTGTTGGTGGGAGTTGCACTGTTAGATATGAGATTTATCCATTTGTTAatgtttaa